A genomic segment from Tuwongella immobilis encodes:
- a CDS encoding immunity 49 family protein, with the protein MEPRASNRRGSTRRSVMKISRHPVDMNVVEQWFTRDCKSFDSRLSNCINRIRGLTSFVSSCAQNVYLAGAVIAPDSPEVARALRIAAQALGAVFAFRLDPPPSEYPIGEGPPVCYPTPIDPGICDILLWQRAYHLSLITRQTIPLQYLCRVTKDTFKGSNLVGYDDEAYWFLELKQRAAQESGFAWEPLLLRCEAWEAKAVLTSKSIGLKMLKCLRIPYHRVLRRIGENSVSGLEAELTKAASLHKKYWATPQKRAEDLNGMVSLPLVALAALAWDRGMRFHVESDYLPWSWVTGELFNRVEVPKIVPK; encoded by the coding sequence ATGGAACCCAGAGCGAGCAATCGGCGAGGCTCCACTCGAAGGAGTGTTATGAAAATCAGCCGGCACCCAGTCGACATGAACGTCGTGGAGCAGTGGTTCACACGCGACTGCAAGAGCTTCGACTCTCGTCTGTCAAACTGTATAAATAGAATTCGAGGGCTGACCAGTTTTGTTTCTTCGTGTGCCCAGAATGTTTACCTCGCGGGAGCAGTCATTGCCCCCGATAGCCCGGAGGTAGCTCGCGCCCTGCGGATCGCTGCACAAGCACTCGGCGCAGTCTTCGCATTTCGATTGGACCCTCCGCCAAGCGAATATCCGATTGGGGAGGGGCCACCCGTTTGCTACCCGACCCCGATCGATCCAGGTATATGCGATATTTTACTTTGGCAGCGAGCGTACCATTTGTCACTAATCACTCGCCAAACGATACCCTTACAGTATCTCTGTCGAGTGACAAAAGACACATTCAAAGGCTCGAACTTGGTTGGATACGACGATGAAGCATACTGGTTCCTGGAGCTCAAACAACGAGCAGCCCAAGAGAGTGGGTTTGCGTGGGAACCACTGCTTCTCCGATGTGAGGCTTGGGAAGCGAAAGCGGTTCTCACCAGCAAATCCATTGGATTAAAGATGCTGAAGTGTCTGAGGATACCATACCACCGAGTACTTCGTAGGATCGGTGAAAACTCGGTATCTGGTCTTGAGGCGGAACTGACGAAGGCTGCGTCTCTTCACAAGAAGTATTGGGCGACTCCCCAGAAGAGGGCTGAGGATCTCAATGGGATGGTATCGCTTCCACTTGTTGCACTCGCCGCGTTGGCGTGGGATCGAGGGATGCGATTTCATGTGGAGAGCGATTATCTCCCATGGAGCTGGGTAACGGGAGAGCTGTTCAATCGCGTAGAAGTTCCAAAGATAGTCCCCAAATGA
- a CDS encoding DUF1254 domain-containing protein, translating into MERPASAGSFKKGQCMHTIKYTAVTVLFAFVLGWTAPPSALIQAQEKKPDAEEAAKIGVEAYIYGYPLVTMEMTRRVSTNVPTVEGTRGPMGQIVNLREYPSAAFRDVTAPNADTLYSTAWLDVGKEPYVLSLPDEKGRYFLMPMLSGWTDVFEVPGKRTTGTDAQKYAITGPGWNGKLPEGVKEIKSPTNMVWLLGRTYCTGTPDDYKAVHALQDKYSLVPLSAYGKAYSPQRGTVDPTIDMKTPIRDQVHQLDAATYFKMLASLMKDNPPAKADAPMLEKLAKIGIVPGKDFDINKLDTTMAKALLGVPKVAQETIMGHFKNAGVNNNGWLFTTNAGTYGTDYLQRAFITAIGLGANRPQDAVYPTSEVDGDGKPYDGANQYVMHFPKGQTPPAKGFWSLTMYNADYFFVDNPLNRYTLSPRNELKYNEDGSLDLYIQKNSPGKEKESNWLPAPAGKFILMLRLYWPQETAPSIIDGTWTPPAVRKVK; encoded by the coding sequence ATGGAGCGGCCCGCTTCTGCGGGATCCTTCAAGAAAGGGCAATGCATGCACACAATCAAGTACACGGCCGTCACCGTCCTGTTCGCCTTCGTCCTCGGTTGGACGGCGCCACCCTCCGCGTTGATCCAAGCCCAGGAGAAGAAGCCGGACGCAGAAGAAGCCGCCAAAATCGGCGTCGAAGCGTACATCTACGGATATCCACTGGTCACAATGGAGATGACTCGGAGGGTTTCGACCAATGTGCCGACTGTCGAAGGGACACGAGGGCCGATGGGCCAGATTGTGAACCTGAGAGAGTACCCCTCGGCGGCGTTTCGAGATGTGACGGCCCCCAACGCCGACACGCTTTACTCGACCGCGTGGCTCGACGTGGGCAAGGAGCCATACGTTCTGAGCCTTCCTGACGAGAAGGGGCGCTACTTCCTGATGCCCATGCTCTCCGGGTGGACCGATGTCTTTGAAGTTCCGGGGAAGCGTACCACAGGAACCGACGCCCAGAAATACGCCATCACTGGCCCCGGCTGGAACGGAAAACTGCCCGAAGGCGTCAAGGAAATCAAGTCGCCGACGAACATGGTCTGGCTACTCGGTCGCACCTACTGCACCGGGACGCCAGACGACTACAAGGCCGTGCACGCGCTGCAAGACAAGTATTCCCTCGTGCCGCTCAGTGCTTACGGAAAAGCCTATTCGCCGCAGCGAGGAACGGTGGACCCCACTATCGACATGAAGACGCCGATTCGAGATCAGGTTCATCAGCTGGATGCGGCGACCTACTTCAAGATGTTGGCCTCGCTGATGAAGGACAATCCACCGGCGAAGGCCGACGCACCGATGCTGGAAAAGTTGGCGAAGATTGGAATTGTTCCCGGCAAGGACTTCGACATCAACAAACTCGACACCACAATGGCGAAAGCACTGCTGGGTGTCCCCAAAGTCGCTCAAGAAACGATCATGGGACATTTCAAGAATGCAGGCGTGAACAACAACGGCTGGCTGTTCACGACCAACGCCGGAACCTACGGAACCGACTATCTCCAACGGGCGTTCATCACCGCCATCGGCCTTGGTGCAAACCGGCCTCAAGATGCCGTCTATCCGACCTCGGAGGTGGACGGCGACGGAAAGCCGTATGATGGAGCTAATCAGTATGTCATGCACTTCCCGAAAGGACAGACGCCCCCGGCCAAAGGCTTCTGGTCGCTGACCATGTACAACGCCGATTACTTCTTCGTGGACAACCCGCTCAACCGGTATACGCTCAGCCCTCGCAACGAACTCAAGTACAACGAGGACGGCTCTCTGGACCTCTACATTCAGAAGAATTCCCCCGGCAAGGAAAAGGAGTCCAACTGGCTGCCTGCTCCCGCTGGCAAGTTTATCCTGATGCTCCGTCTCTACTGGCCGCAAGAAACCGCCCCGTCAATCATCGACGGGACTTGGACGCCCCCCGCCGTGCGGAAAGTGAAGTAA
- a CDS encoding formylglycine-generating enzyme family protein, whose protein sequence is MIEVGQDWEWSLEGESTRPLLLKWIQPGSFLMGSPATEVGRNPDERQFRSTFAHGFWIGAYFITQGQYAALMGMNPSRFCSDANRPVECVSWDDALACCERLNASLRSELPAGCLFALPSESQWEYCCRAGTTTPYFCGESAECLNEYAWHGGNCNGETHPVGLKLPNAWGLFDFQGNVMEWCLDGYTPYPSEDAIDWVGTHDKIGVTFRSGSWGTTDFRVFRSAHRGYTGRSARRAWFGFRVALTLRRS, encoded by the coding sequence ATGATCGAAGTCGGTCAAGACTGGGAGTGGTCCCTGGAAGGTGAGTCCACCCGCCCGCTGCTACTGAAGTGGATTCAGCCGGGCAGCTTCTTGATGGGAAGTCCGGCGACGGAAGTTGGTCGCAACCCTGATGAACGTCAGTTCCGATCCACATTCGCCCACGGATTTTGGATCGGCGCGTACTTCATCACTCAGGGACAGTACGCGGCTTTGATGGGTATGAACCCAAGCCGCTTTTGCTCAGACGCTAATCGGCCCGTTGAATGTGTCAGCTGGGACGACGCTTTGGCCTGTTGCGAACGACTCAACGCCTCACTGCGTTCAGAACTGCCCGCCGGATGCCTGTTCGCCCTCCCCTCGGAATCGCAGTGGGAATACTGTTGCAGAGCCGGTACGACCACCCCGTACTTTTGTGGTGAATCCGCAGAGTGCCTGAACGAGTACGCTTGGCATGGCGGTAATTGCAATGGCGAAACCCATCCGGTCGGGCTGAAACTCCCAAACGCCTGGGGGCTTTTTGATTTTCAAGGCAATGTCATGGAGTGGTGTCTCGACGGGTACACGCCTTACCCCTCTGAAGATGCCATCGATTGGGTTGGAACTCACGACAAAATCGGTGTCACGTTCCGAAGTGGGAGTTGGGGGACGACGGACTTTCGTGTGTTCCGCTCGGCACATCGGGGATACACTGGACGTAGTGCTCGCAGGGCTTGGTTTGGTTTCCGCGTTGCGTTGACCCTGAGGCGATCTTGA